One region of Termitidicoccus mucosus genomic DNA includes:
- a CDS encoding restriction endonuclease subunit S: MSNGRYRAYPAYKTTGATWLESVPESWDVFDGKRIFESCRETAHSTDEQLAASQKFGVVPQSLMMELNDAKVMLALKGTSTFRHVEKHDFVISLRSFEGGIEYSAYTGCVSPAYTVLRAIKPVVSGFYKYLFKSRPYISALQATTDSLRDGKAINYEQFGAIALLLPPLPEQTQIAKFLDHETAKIDRLIEKQEELIRLLKEKRQAVISHAVTKGLNPHAPLKDSGIEWLGQVPAHWAVKKFNHCATIRNGQVDPRIEPYRSMVLYAPNHIEKETGRVVYRETAHEQGADSGKYLCLRGEVIYSKIRPSLAKAAICAEEEALCSADMYPIKAENGLSDEFLLWFLLTPDFTATAVLDSERVAMPKINREKLGAYKIPVPPLDEQAAIVAYIEKMTASSDRLMAEAETAATLLQERRTALISAAVTGKIDVRSN, translated from the coding sequence GTGAGCAACGGGCGGTATCGGGCGTATCCGGCGTATAAAACCACCGGTGCCACGTGGCTAGAATCGGTTCCCGAATCGTGGGATGTCTTCGACGGAAAGCGCATTTTCGAGAGCTGCCGAGAAACCGCCCACTCGACTGACGAACAACTGGCCGCCAGTCAGAAGTTCGGCGTCGTTCCGCAATCGCTGATGATGGAACTCAACGACGCCAAGGTAATGCTCGCACTCAAAGGAACGAGCACCTTCCGTCATGTTGAGAAGCACGACTTTGTGATCAGCTTGAGGAGTTTCGAAGGCGGAATCGAATACAGTGCCTACACGGGATGCGTTTCCCCAGCCTACACGGTTCTGAGGGCGATCAAGCCTGTCGTTTCGGGCTTTTACAAGTATCTGTTCAAGAGCCGGCCTTACATCTCCGCCCTTCAGGCGACAACCGACAGCTTGAGAGACGGGAAAGCTATCAATTACGAACAGTTCGGTGCGATTGCGCTCCTTCTTCCTCCCCTTCCCGAACAAACCCAAATCGCCAAGTTCCTCGACCACGAGACGGCGAAGATAGATCGGTTGATCGAAAAGCAGGAAGAGTTGATCCGACTGCTGAAAGAAAAACGGCAGGCCGTGATCAGCCATGCCGTGACCAAAGGCCTCAATCCCCACGCCCCCCTGAAGGACTCCGGCATCGAATGGCTCGGCCAAGTCCCCGCACATTGGGCTGTCAAAAAGTTCAATCATTGCGCCACGATTCGTAACGGACAAGTGGATCCGCGAATCGAGCCATATCGCAGCATGGTTCTTTACGCGCCCAACCACATAGAGAAAGAAACAGGGCGCGTCGTTTATCGGGAAACCGCACACGAACAGGGCGCGGATAGCGGAAAGTATCTCTGCCTCCGAGGTGAGGTCATCTACAGCAAGATTAGGCCATCCCTAGCCAAAGCGGCGATTTGTGCTGAGGAGGAAGCGCTGTGCAGTGCGGACATGTATCCCATTAAAGCCGAGAACGGACTATCGGACGAATTCCTGCTTTGGTTTCTGCTAACGCCAGATTTTACCGCCACGGCTGTTCTGGATTCTGAGCGGGTGGCGATGCCTAAGATCAACCGCGAGAAACTAGGAGCCTACAAAATCCCAGTTCCCCCATTGGATGAGCAGGCGGCCATCGTGGCTTACATCGAGAAAATGACCGCTTCCTCCGATAGGCTTATGGCGGAAGCTGAAACCGCAGCCACCCTCCTCCAAGAACGCCGCACCGCCCTGATCTCCGCCGCCGTGACCGGCAAGATCGATGTGCGTAGTAATTAA
- a CDS encoding ComEC/Rec2 family competence protein, translating into MNEIGYEVDFLPVGDGEKSGDAIAIRWGNLFAEKPEQKVVVIDGGFSASGEALVDHIKKYYKTETVNCLICTHPDNDHVGGLSVVLEKLKVQNLLMHLPWKHTNGISEWFKDGRVTDNSVKEKLKESLESAYNLEQLAIKKGINIIEPFTGLHGFGENLEFRVLGPTKAYYEELLLEFDGTPEVRNFSEASVFGKLMSFGADAITRIRESLDIETLDDSGETSAENNSSVVLLFNIADEYLLFTGDAGIPALGRAVQQLESEKFDFTKLKFVQVPHHGSRRNIGPSLLNRIIGPKLLVERKIKTAFVSAAKDGAPKHPAKKVTNAFRRRGAPIYGTLGKTLRHSKNAPAREGWGNAESLPLYLEVED; encoded by the coding sequence ATGAATGAAATCGGATATGAAGTGGACTTTCTCCCAGTCGGAGATGGTGAAAAAAGTGGTGACGCTATTGCAATACGATGGGGCAATCTTTTTGCTGAAAAGCCTGAGCAAAAGGTTGTCGTGATTGATGGTGGCTTTTCTGCCTCAGGAGAGGCACTCGTTGATCATATAAAAAAATACTACAAGACCGAGACTGTAAATTGTTTAATTTGCACACATCCTGACAATGATCACGTTGGCGGTCTTTCAGTGGTGCTTGAAAAGCTGAAAGTCCAAAACCTATTGATGCACCTTCCATGGAAGCATACCAATGGAATCTCAGAGTGGTTTAAAGATGGGCGCGTCACCGATAACAGTGTAAAAGAAAAGCTAAAAGAATCACTCGAGTCGGCCTATAATCTCGAGCAATTGGCTATAAAAAAAGGTATTAATATAATCGAGCCGTTCACGGGGCTTCATGGCTTTGGGGAAAACTTAGAATTTAGAGTGTTAGGACCGACAAAAGCCTATTACGAGGAACTGCTGCTTGAGTTTGATGGCACACCTGAAGTCAGAAATTTTTCAGAAGCAAGTGTCTTTGGAAAACTAATGAGTTTCGGCGCTGATGCTATCACACGAATACGTGAATCATTAGATATAGAAACACTCGATGACTCAGGAGAAACGAGCGCAGAAAATAACTCGAGCGTCGTCTTGCTTTTCAACATAGCCGATGAATATCTGCTTTTTACAGGCGATGCAGGCATTCCTGCTCTGGGAAGAGCCGTTCAACAACTCGAATCAGAAAAATTTGATTTCACAAAACTGAAATTTGTCCAAGTTCCTCATCATGGTAGCAGACGCAATATCGGTCCCTCGTTACTAAATAGAATTATTGGCCCAAAACTACTAGTAGAAAGAAAAATCAAAACAGCATTTGTTTCTGCTGCTAAAGATGGCGCACCAAAGCATCCAGCTAAGAAAGTAACAAATGCCTTTAGAAGACGTGGCGCTCCCATATATGGGACCCTTGGAAAAACTCTTCGGCATTCAAAAAATGCACCGGCACGCGAAGGATGGGGAAATGCAGAATCCTTGCCGCTTTATTTGGAAGTTGAGGATTAA